A DNA window from Bubalus bubalis isolate 160015118507 breed Murrah chromosome 20, NDDB_SH_1, whole genome shotgun sequence contains the following coding sequences:
- the SLC25A47 gene encoding solute carrier family 25 member 47 has translation MDFIAGAIGGVCGVAVGYPLDTVKVRIQTEAKYTGIWDCVRDTYHRERVRGFYRGLSLPVCTVSLVSSVSFGTYRHCLAHICRVRYGSADAKPAKTDITLSGFASGLVRVFLTSPTEVAKVRLQTQTQAQQRRPSASGPLVPLAAPPPCPAPSVGPLPGPRYRGPLHCLATVAREEGLRGLYKGSSALLFRDGHSFATYFLSYAILCEWLTPAGQSRPDVSGVLVAGGCAGALAWAVATPMDVIKARLQADGRGRQRYRGLLHCVLTSVREEGPRVLFKGLLLNCCRAFPVNMVVFVAYEAVLRLTRGLLT, from the exons ATGGATTTTATTGCTGGAGCCATCGGAG GTGTCTGCGGTGTTGCTGTGGGCTACCCCCTGGACACGGTGAAG GTCAGGATCCAGACAGAGGCCAAGTACACGGGCATCTGGGACTGCGTCCGGGACACGTATCACCGAGAGCGG GTGCGGGGCTTCTACAGGGGCCTCTCGCTGCCCGTGTGCACCGTGTCCCTGGTCTCGTCCGTGTCCTTCGGCACCTACCGCCACTGCCTCGCGCACATCTGCCGGGTCCGCTACGGCAGCGCGGACGCCAAGCCCGCCAAGACCGACATCACGCTCTCGGGCTTTGCCTCTGGCCTCGTCCGC GTGTTCCTGACCTCACCCACCGAGGTGGCCAAGGTCCGCCTGCAGACGCAGACGCAGGCGCAGCAGCGGCGGCCCTCAGCCTCGGGGCCCTTGGTGCCCTTGGCTGCGCCTCCCCCCTGCCCCGCGCCCTCCGTGGGTCCGCTGCCCGGGCCCAGGTACCGCGGGCCGCTGCACTGCCTGGCCACGGTGGCCCGGGAGGAGGGGCTGCGCGGCCTCTACAAGGGCAGCTCGGCCCTGCTCTTCCGGGACGGGCACTCCTTCGCCACCTACTTCCTCTCGTACGCCATCCTCTGTGAGTGGCTGACTCCCGCCGGCCAAAGCCGGCCAG ATGTCTCGGGCGTGCTGGTGGCCGGTGGCTGTGCCGGGGCGTTGGCCTGGGCCGTGGCCACCCCCATGGACGTGATCAAGGCGCGCCTGCAGGCGGACGGCCGGGGCCGCCAGCGCTACCGCGGCCTCCTGCACTGCGTGCTGACCAGCGTTCGGGAGGAGGGGCCGCGCGTGCTCTTCAAGGGGCTGCTGCTCAACTGCTGCCGTGCCTTCCCCGTCAACATGGTCGTGTTCGTGGCTTACGAGGCCGTGCTGAGGCTCACGCGGGGCCTGCTCACATAG